Proteins from a single region of Ailuropoda melanoleuca isolate Jingjing chromosome 15, ASM200744v2, whole genome shotgun sequence:
- the TDG gene encoding G/T mismatch-specific thymine DNA glycosylase isoform X1 — MEAENAGSCSLQQAQAFYTFPFQQMMADAPAVVVPSEQPVPAEGADPAPAQEPVQETPRGRKRKLRATEPKKPVEPKKPAEAKKSGKSTKAKEKQEKITDAFKVKRKVDRFNGVSEAELLTKTLPDILTFNLDIVIIGINPGLMAAYKGHHYPGPGNHFWKCLFMSGLSEVQLNHMDDHTLPGKYGIGFTNMVERTTPGSKDLSSKEFREGGRILVQKLQKYQPRIAVFNGKCIYEIFSKEVFGVKVKNLEFGLQPHKIPDTETLCYVMPSSSARCAQFPRAQDKVHYYIKLKDLRDQLKGIERNTDVQEVQYTFDLQLAQEDAKKMAVKEEKYDPGYEAAYGGAYAENPCSFSSTGLTDSGESAFVDIPNGQWMTQSFTDQIPSFNNHCGTQEQEEGHHA; from the exons ATGGAAGCGGAGAACGCGGGCAG CTGTTCCCTTCAGCAAGCTCAAGCTTTTTATACATTCCCGTTTCAACAAATGATGGCGGACGCTCCCGCGGTGGTAGTGCCGAGCGAGCAGCCAGTGCCGGCAGAAGGTgcagacccagctcctgcccaggaACCTGTACAAG AGActccaagaggaaggaaaagaaaactgagagcaacagaaccaaaaaaaccAGTGGAACCCAAAAAGCCTGCTGAGGCCAAAAAATCTGGCAAGtccacaaaagcaaaagaaaagcaagaaaaaattacagatgcatttaaagtgaaaagaaaggtAGACCGTTTTAATGGTGTTTCAGAAGCTGAACTTCTAACCAAGACCCTCCCGGACATTTTGACCTTCAATCTGGACATTGTGATT ATTGGTATAAACCCAGGACTAATGGCAGCTTACAAAGGGCATCATTACCCTGGACCTGGAAACCACTTTT GGAAGTGTCTGTTTATGTCAGGCCTGAGTGAGGTCCAGCTGAACCATATGGATGATCACACTTTACCAGGGAAGTATGGTATTGGATTTACCAATATGGTGGAAAGGACAACTCCAGGCAGCAAAGATCTTTCCAg tAAAGAATTTCGTGAAGGAGGACGTATTCTAGTgcagaaattacagaaatatcAGCCACGAATAGCAGTGTTTAATGGAAAAT gtatttatgaaatttttagtAAAGAAGTTTTTGGAGTTAAGGTTAAAAACTTAGAGTTTGGACTTCAACCCCATAAGATCCCAGACACAGAAACT CTCTGCTACGTTATGCCATCATCCAGTGCGAGATGTGCTCAGTTTCCTCGAGCCCAGGACAAAGTTCATTACTACATTAAGCTGAAAGACTTGAGAGATCAGTTGAAAGGCATTGAACGAAACACAGACGTCCAAGAGGTGCAATATACGTTTGATCTGCAGTTGGCCCAAG AGGATGCAAAGAAGATGGCTGTTAAGGAAGAAAAGTACGACCCAGGTTACGAAGCAGCGTACGGCGGTGCTTATGCAGAGAACCCGTGCAGCTTCTCTTCCACGGGGCTAA CTGACAGCGGAGAATCAGCTTTCGTTGACATTCCAAACGGGCAGTGGATGACCCAGTCGTTTACAGACCAGATTCCTTCCTTTAATAATCATTGTGGGACgcaagaacaggaagaaggacACCACGCTTAA
- the TDG gene encoding G/T mismatch-specific thymine DNA glycosylase isoform X2, with product MAAYKGHHYPGPGNHFWKCLFMSGLSEVQLNHMDDHTLPGKYGIGFTNMVERTTPGSKDLSSKEFREGGRILVQKLQKYQPRIAVFNGKCIYEIFSKEVFGVKVKNLEFGLQPHKIPDTETLCYVMPSSSARCAQFPRAQDKVHYYIKLKDLRDQLKGIERNTDVQEVQYTFDLQLAQEDAKKMAVKEEKYDPGYEAAYGGAYAENPCSFSSTGLTDSGESAFVDIPNGQWMTQSFTDQIPSFNNHCGTQEQEEGHHA from the exons ATGGCAGCTTACAAAGGGCATCATTACCCTGGACCTGGAAACCACTTTT GGAAGTGTCTGTTTATGTCAGGCCTGAGTGAGGTCCAGCTGAACCATATGGATGATCACACTTTACCAGGGAAGTATGGTATTGGATTTACCAATATGGTGGAAAGGACAACTCCAGGCAGCAAAGATCTTTCCAg tAAAGAATTTCGTGAAGGAGGACGTATTCTAGTgcagaaattacagaaatatcAGCCACGAATAGCAGTGTTTAATGGAAAAT gtatttatgaaatttttagtAAAGAAGTTTTTGGAGTTAAGGTTAAAAACTTAGAGTTTGGACTTCAACCCCATAAGATCCCAGACACAGAAACT CTCTGCTACGTTATGCCATCATCCAGTGCGAGATGTGCTCAGTTTCCTCGAGCCCAGGACAAAGTTCATTACTACATTAAGCTGAAAGACTTGAGAGATCAGTTGAAAGGCATTGAACGAAACACAGACGTCCAAGAGGTGCAATATACGTTTGATCTGCAGTTGGCCCAAG AGGATGCAAAGAAGATGGCTGTTAAGGAAGAAAAGTACGACCCAGGTTACGAAGCAGCGTACGGCGGTGCTTATGCAGAGAACCCGTGCAGCTTCTCTTCCACGGGGCTAA CTGACAGCGGAGAATCAGCTTTCGTTGACATTCCAAACGGGCAGTGGATGACCCAGTCGTTTACAGACCAGATTCCTTCCTTTAATAATCATTGTGGGACgcaagaacaggaagaaggacACCACGCTTAA